One segment of Candidatus Pantoea bituminis DNA contains the following:
- a CDS encoding sugar ABC transporter substrate-binding protein: MKKLLLSVLASSLLCSTVYAAELAPLKSDTEPDRTDWSQLESKYGALPKADKALKIGGVSKTLTNEYWRSLGQGYQNEAKKQGFTVAYQAAANEDDQMGQLSIAETLISQGFNGLLVSPQTDINLEPALETAKSKNIPVINVNDAVMPNAQHYVGNVQKDNGVRVAKWFIQHHPQGGKVAVIEGQPGVYAAGQRTGGFKETLQANGKFNIVASVPANWSREQAYNAASTILQQHPDLIGFYANNDTMALGVVEAVRSLSKSEQVAVFGTDGISDAYASIKRGELTGTVDSFPVLTGEVAMDVMIRLINGQKISRVVSTPQALITKENVEAFSTKDNNTLRQLLAQQ, translated from the coding sequence ATGAAGAAATTATTACTCTCTGTACTTGCCTCATCACTGCTCTGCTCAACAGTTTATGCTGCTGAGTTGGCACCCTTAAAATCAGACACCGAACCGGATCGTACAGACTGGTCGCAACTTGAAAGCAAATATGGCGCGCTGCCGAAAGCAGATAAAGCATTGAAAATTGGTGGCGTATCAAAAACGCTGACCAATGAATATTGGCGCTCGCTGGGTCAGGGTTATCAGAACGAAGCCAAAAAACAGGGATTTACCGTGGCGTATCAGGCGGCCGCGAATGAAGACGATCAAATGGGACAGTTATCCATCGCGGAAACGCTGATTTCTCAGGGCTTCAATGGATTGCTGGTTTCGCCACAAACAGACATCAACCTCGAACCCGCACTGGAAACGGCCAAAAGTAAAAATATTCCGGTGATAAACGTCAACGATGCCGTGATGCCAAATGCACAGCACTACGTCGGTAACGTGCAAAAAGATAACGGCGTTCGCGTGGCCAAGTGGTTTATTCAACACCATCCGCAAGGCGGCAAAGTGGCGGTGATTGAAGGGCAGCCGGGCGTGTATGCGGCTGGCCAGCGCACCGGAGGTTTCAAAGAAACGCTACAAGCTAATGGCAAATTCAACATTGTTGCCAGCGTCCCCGCCAACTGGAGTCGTGAGCAGGCTTACAACGCCGCGTCCACCATTTTGCAGCAGCATCCTGATCTGATTGGTTTTTACGCAAACAACGACACCATGGCGCTTGGCGTAGTAGAAGCCGTGCGTTCGTTGAGCAAATCTGAGCAGGTTGCGGTATTTGGTACCGATGGTATCTCAGACGCCTATGCATCCATCAAACGCGGTGAGCTAACCGGCACCGTCGACAGCTTCCCGGTATTAACGGGTGAAGTGGCAATGGACGTCATGATTCGTCTGATCAACGGTCAGAAAATCTCTCGCGTTGTCTCTACGCCTCAGGCGCTGATCACCAAAGAGAATGTTGAGGCGTTTTCGACCAAAGATAACAACACGTTGCGCCAGCTTCTGGCCCAGCAATAA
- a CDS encoding ABC transporter permease produces MMTQTNNRAVPHSSSLFKFNVRDAGTLIGLLIIIVTFSFLSPVFFTVPNLLNILQQSSINALIALGMTLVIISGGIDLSVGPTAALSAVLGATLMVAGVPVPLAVMATLGIGAICGIFSGTLIAYAGLQPFIVTLGGLSLFRAIALIYTGGSLIFGIPMEFRSIINSTLLGVPTPIVIVAVIALVLWTVMNKTPLGEYILAIGGNEEAARVAGVPVKRTKVTVYIISGMLASLASLILIGRLGAAEPTIGNLWELDAIAAAAIGGASLMGGKGSVFGTIIGVIILGALRNGLTLLNIQAFYQLLATGLIIIIAMLIDRATRGK; encoded by the coding sequence ATGATGACACAAACAAATAATCGGGCTGTTCCGCACTCATCGTCGCTGTTTAAGTTTAATGTGCGCGATGCCGGTACCTTGATTGGATTATTAATTATTATTGTTACGTTCTCATTTTTGTCACCGGTATTTTTTACGGTGCCAAACTTGCTTAATATTTTACAACAATCCTCGATCAACGCCTTAATTGCATTGGGCATGACGCTGGTGATTATTTCGGGCGGAATCGACTTATCCGTCGGGCCAACGGCGGCACTTTCTGCCGTATTAGGCGCAACCTTGATGGTAGCAGGCGTGCCGGTGCCGCTGGCCGTTATGGCCACCTTGGGAATTGGTGCAATCTGCGGGATCTTTAGCGGCACACTGATCGCTTACGCCGGTTTGCAGCCTTTTATCGTAACATTAGGCGGCTTGTCGCTGTTCCGTGCTATCGCCTTGATTTATACCGGCGGCAGCCTGATTTTCGGCATTCCCATGGAATTTCGTAGCATTATCAACAGTACGCTGTTGGGTGTGCCAACGCCGATTGTGATTGTTGCGGTGATTGCGCTGGTGCTGTGGACCGTGATGAACAAAACCCCGCTGGGTGAATATATTCTGGCAATTGGTGGCAATGAAGAAGCGGCGCGTGTTGCGGGTGTGCCGGTTAAACGCACCAAAGTCACGGTGTATATCATCTCTGGCATGCTGGCTTCGTTGGCCTCGCTGATTCTAATTGGACGTTTAGGCGCAGCCGAACCGACAATTGGTAATTTATGGGAATTGGATGCGATTGCCGCTGCGGCCATTGGTGGCGCATCTTTGATGGGTGGCAAAGGCAGTGTGTTTGGCACCATCATCGGCGTCATTATTTTGGGTGCGTTACGTAATGGATTGACTCTGCTAAATATTCAGGCCTTTTACCAATTGCTCGCGACTGGCCTTATTATTATCATAGCGATGTTGATTGACCGAGCGACCCGAGGCAAATAA
- a CDS encoding sugar ABC transporter ATP-binding protein, which produces MEQYRLMMRGITKTYGSAAALQNVDFSVKPGEVHALIGENGAGKSTLLNILSGVRAADGGEISVNGQTVQMKNPLSARHAGIAMIHQELQHVPELSVAQNMFLGRPLTKAKGLWVDKKAQLARAKLILKQLDPTIDPNEPIKNLKVSQQQIVEIARAMLEDAKIIAMDEPTSSLTPREFDRLAELIADLKAMGVSLIYVSHKMNEIFKVCDRATIMRDGKQVGVVNICDEDEESIVAKMVGRKIERLDHNSYVTDQEVLRVENLARGHDVLPANFSVKAGEVLGIAGLVGAGRTELLKLIAGIDKRSSGSVLVNGNAVRNHNVSAAIKAGIGLVPEDRKKEGIIKERAVKMNMALPSMGNFTLAGLINKSKLNRVAHEVMSDLKLRPMDIEKTIGTLSGGNQQKVIIGRWVAADAKVFLFDEPTRGIDIGAKSEIYNLIEKLAKAGKAIVVVSSEMTEIIRISDRVLVMREGKITKELQGDAITEDNIARFAIKDVDQTA; this is translated from the coding sequence ATGGAACAGTATCGCTTAATGATGCGCGGCATTACCAAAACCTATGGCAGTGCTGCTGCTTTACAAAATGTGGATTTTTCTGTGAAGCCCGGTGAAGTGCATGCACTGATTGGTGAAAACGGCGCGGGGAAATCAACACTGCTGAATATCCTTTCTGGCGTTCGTGCGGCTGACGGTGGCGAGATCAGCGTTAACGGCCAAACGGTACAAATGAAGAATCCGCTCAGCGCCCGTCATGCTGGCATCGCCATGATTCATCAGGAGTTACAGCATGTTCCAGAACTCTCTGTTGCCCAGAATATGTTTCTTGGCCGCCCGTTGACCAAAGCGAAGGGTTTATGGGTTGATAAAAAAGCGCAGTTGGCGCGCGCCAAACTGATTTTGAAGCAGTTGGATCCGACCATCGATCCCAACGAGCCAATCAAAAATCTCAAGGTATCGCAGCAGCAGATCGTAGAAATTGCCCGCGCTATGCTGGAAGACGCCAAAATCATTGCGATGGATGAGCCGACATCGAGCCTGACACCCCGTGAGTTTGATCGCCTGGCGGAGCTGATTGCCGATTTAAAAGCGATGGGCGTGTCGCTGATTTACGTCTCGCATAAGATGAACGAGATTTTCAAAGTCTGCGATCGCGCTACCATCATGCGTGATGGCAAGCAGGTTGGCGTGGTGAATATTTGCGATGAAGATGAAGAGAGCATTGTCGCCAAAATGGTGGGCCGCAAGATTGAAAGGCTCGATCATAATTCTTACGTGACCGATCAGGAAGTATTGCGCGTTGAGAACCTGGCACGCGGCCATGATGTTTTGCCGGCCAACTTCAGCGTTAAAGCCGGTGAAGTGCTTGGCATTGCCGGTTTAGTGGGCGCAGGCCGTACAGAACTGTTGAAGCTGATCGCCGGCATTGATAAGCGCAGCAGCGGCAGCGTGCTGGTGAATGGCAATGCGGTGCGCAATCACAATGTCAGTGCCGCCATCAAAGCGGGTATTGGATTAGTACCGGAAGATCGTAAGAAAGAGGGCATCATCAAAGAGCGCGCCGTAAAAATGAATATGGCGTTACCGTCAATGGGTAATTTCACGCTGGCGGGCCTGATTAATAAAAGCAAACTGAACCGTGTGGCGCATGAGGTCATGAGTGATCTGAAACTGCGTCCTATGGATATTGAAAAAACCATCGGTACGCTCAGTGGCGGCAACCAGCAAAAAGTGATTATTGGACGTTGGGTCGCCGCCGATGCAAAAGTCTTTTTATTTGATGAACCCACCCGGGGAATTGATATTGGTGCCAAGTCCGAAATCTATAACCTGATTGAGAAGCTGGCGAAAGCGGGTAAGGCGATAGTTGTTGTTTCCTCGGAAATGACCGAAATCATCCGTATTTCTGACCGCGTTCTGGTGATGAGAGAAGGGAAAATCACGAAAGAATTACAGGGTGATGCAATAACGGAAGATAACATTGCCCGTTTTGCGATTAAAGATGTAGACCAAACTGCCTGA
- a CDS encoding YbfB/YjiJ family MFS transporter has protein sequence MSTSSTSSIKTMLTGLLTLVTVMGIGRFSLTPQIPVMMNDGYLTLSSAGILAAMNYIGYLVGAIHVSRIKHSHAQYLKAGIMATVLVTLLSGTTGSFAIQCLFRLIAGVGGAWALIIVTAWTQMTLAGNNAPRLSAAVFTGPGVGIMLSGILAWLMATYHFHSSASWYVYGAVALIVSLLISRNLPAEFGAAKSQVTHHEPISANLKKLVVIYALAGFGYILPATFLSQMAHSAFPDGNQAAFFWPLFGLSAVAGVALIILFSARFNTQVSLATAMILQGLGVAAAVVVHNAAGLLISTILTGLGFLSIMQLTMRFAREISSGSVAKTVGILTSGYATGQLVGPLVSSASVALFGSLNEAIVLAALCLIAGGCSVMLLIRNPQPLAAQGQR, from the coding sequence ATGAGTACGAGCAGCACCAGCAGTATTAAAACCATGCTTACTGGCCTCCTGACACTGGTCACTGTGATGGGAATTGGGCGATTTTCTCTAACACCGCAAATCCCGGTGATGATGAATGATGGTTATCTGACACTTTCGAGTGCGGGGATCCTGGCTGCCATGAATTACATCGGTTATTTGGTGGGAGCGATTCATGTCAGTCGTATTAAGCACAGCCATGCGCAATATCTAAAGGCGGGTATCATGGCGACGGTGCTGGTTACGCTACTTTCTGGCACCACCGGTTCGTTTGCGATTCAGTGCTTGTTCCGCCTGATTGCCGGTGTCGGTGGCGCATGGGCGCTGATCATCGTGACCGCATGGACGCAAATGACGCTGGCTGGCAATAACGCACCTCGCCTCTCTGCCGCGGTATTCACCGGCCCCGGCGTGGGTATCATGTTATCCGGGATATTGGCCTGGTTGATGGCAACGTATCATTTTCACTCCTCCGCCTCTTGGTATGTCTATGGTGCGGTCGCGCTGATCGTGAGCTTACTTATTAGCCGGAATCTTCCCGCTGAATTTGGCGCCGCTAAATCGCAGGTCACGCATCATGAACCCATCAGCGCCAATTTGAAAAAGTTGGTGGTGATCTACGCTCTGGCCGGCTTTGGTTACATTTTGCCAGCAACGTTTTTGTCTCAGATGGCGCATAGCGCCTTTCCTGACGGCAATCAGGCGGCCTTTTTCTGGCCGCTGTTTGGCTTGTCTGCGGTTGCAGGCGTTGCGCTGATTATTCTTTTTTCAGCGCGATTTAATACGCAAGTCAGTTTAGCGACAGCGATGATTTTGCAGGGACTGGGCGTGGCCGCAGCGGTTGTCGTGCATAACGCGGCAGGCTTGCTGATTTCAACGATTTTGACCGGATTGGGATTTCTGTCGATTATGCAGCTGACGATGCGCTTTGCGCGTGAAATATCATCAGGATCCGTGGCAAAAACCGTCGGAATTTTAACCTCGGGCTACGCCACCGGGCAGCTGGTCGGGCCGTTGGTTTCATCAGCAAGCGTTGCGCTCTTTGGTTCTTTAAACGAGGCGATTGTACTTGCGGCGCTTTGCCTGATTGCGGGCGGATGTAGCGTGATGTTGCTGATCAGGAATCCTCAGCCGCTCGCAGCGCAGGGTCAGCGCTAA
- a CDS encoding PfkB family carbohydrate kinase: MSKIVVTGSLHYDIMLDAHHRPEKGETVMGSACRYKFGGKGGNQAVSAARAGADVAFAGAVGADEQGKFLLNVLRQAGVNTDAVAVINDIPSGMSVAITDAEGDYGAVVVSNANQHIAAETFDNEAFWQDVTMLVLQNEVPEAVNLHAARAAKQRNIPVCINAAPARLLTPELEGCIDLLVVNAIEARDMSNVTVHDLASAVLAAETLATRFSSVVVTAGEHGVAFIEAGQASHSLPAKKITLVSTHGAGDCFMGVLCQALSLDSNLAHAVAKANDAAALHVSQKMA; the protein is encoded by the coding sequence ATGAGTAAAATTGTTGTCACCGGCAGCCTGCATTACGACATTATGCTGGATGCCCATCATCGCCCGGAAAAAGGCGAAACCGTAATGGGCAGCGCTTGCCGCTATAAGTTTGGCGGTAAAGGTGGGAATCAGGCGGTATCTGCCGCCAGAGCAGGAGCAGACGTCGCTTTTGCGGGTGCGGTCGGTGCAGATGAGCAGGGAAAATTTTTGCTCAATGTATTACGGCAGGCGGGCGTTAACACCGATGCTGTCGCCGTGATTAACGATATTCCTTCAGGCATGAGCGTGGCGATCACCGACGCCGAAGGTGATTACGGCGCGGTCGTCGTGTCGAATGCCAATCAGCACATCGCAGCAGAAACCTTCGACAACGAGGCGTTTTGGCAAGATGTAACGATGTTAGTGCTGCAAAATGAGGTGCCCGAAGCGGTCAACTTACACGCTGCACGTGCAGCAAAGCAGCGGAATATCCCGGTTTGCATTAACGCGGCACCTGCACGCTTACTCACACCTGAGCTTGAGGGCTGCATTGATCTGCTGGTGGTGAATGCCATTGAAGCGCGAGATATGAGCAATGTGACCGTGCATGATTTAGCTTCAGCAGTGCTCGCAGCGGAAACGCTCGCTACGCGTTTTTCCAGCGTGGTGGTTACTGCGGGTGAACATGGCGTGGCCTTTATTGAGGCGGGGCAAGCCAGCCACAGTTTGCCAGCCAAAAAGATTACTTTAGTGAGCACGCACGGTGCGGGAGACTGCTTTATGGGCGTGTTGTGTCAGGCGTTGAGCCTCGACAGCAATCTGGCCCATGCCGTCGCTAAAGCCAATGATGCTGCGGCGCTGCACGTTTCACAGAAAATGGCCTGA
- a CDS encoding lipoate--protein ligase A translates to MSTLRLLLSESNDPWFNLAVEECIFRQMPATQRVLFLWRNADTVVIGRAQNPWKECNTRRMAEDNIKLARRSSGGGAVFHDLGNCCFTFMAGKPEYDKSVSTAIILRALTTLGVPAEASGRNDLVVNTLDGMRKISGSAYRETPDRGFHHGTILMNADLSRLADYLNPDIKKLQAKGITSVRSRVANLEELAPGISYEQICSSIIDAYFEHFGEQCAPEYISPDALPDLPGFEQQFAKQSSWEWNFGNAPNFSHLLDTRFSWGGVEIHFDVERGIVSRCQIFSDSLNPTPLETLAVRLQGVMYRRDALSEQMLQLKAEFPEQHNELDQLEAWLIESVS, encoded by the coding sequence ATGTCCACATTGCGTTTACTGTTATCGGAATCGAATGATCCCTGGTTCAACCTGGCCGTTGAAGAGTGCATATTCCGCCAGATGCCCGCGACGCAACGGGTTCTGTTTTTATGGCGAAATGCAGATACCGTGGTGATTGGTCGCGCGCAAAATCCGTGGAAAGAGTGCAACACCCGACGAATGGCGGAGGACAATATCAAGCTAGCGCGTCGCAGCAGCGGCGGGGGCGCGGTGTTTCACGATTTGGGTAACTGCTGTTTTACTTTTATGGCGGGCAAGCCGGAGTACGATAAAAGCGTTTCTACCGCCATCATTTTGCGTGCTTTGACAACGCTGGGTGTGCCTGCGGAAGCCTCTGGTCGTAACGATTTAGTGGTTAACACCCTGGATGGGATGCGTAAAATTTCAGGTTCTGCCTATCGTGAAACCCCCGATCGCGGTTTTCACCACGGCACAATTTTGATGAATGCCGATCTTTCGCGCCTGGCGGATTACCTTAATCCTGATATCAAAAAATTGCAGGCCAAAGGCATCACTTCTGTGCGCTCTCGCGTAGCGAACCTTGAGGAGTTGGCGCCCGGCATCAGTTATGAACAGATCTGTTCCTCCATCATTGATGCCTATTTTGAACATTTTGGTGAGCAATGCGCACCCGAATATATTTCACCCGATGCATTGCCTGACTTGCCTGGTTTTGAACAGCAGTTCGCCAAACAAAGCAGCTGGGAATGGAATTTTGGCAACGCCCCGAACTTTTCTCATTTGTTAGATACGCGTTTTAGCTGGGGCGGCGTGGAAATTCACTTTGATGTGGAACGTGGGATTGTCAGTCGGTGCCAGATATTTTCCGATAGCCTCAATCCTACGCCGCTTGAAACGCTGGCGGTGCGGCTACAAGGCGTGATGTATCGTCGAGACGCTTTATCCGAACAGATGCTGCAATTAAAAGCTGAGTTTCCTGAACAACACAATGAACTTGATCAGCTGGAAGCGTGGCTAATTGAAAGTGTGAGTTAA
- a CDS encoding MurR/RpiR family transcriptional regulator — protein MKQDPRAIGAQIRMRLPQLTPLERRVVEAITARTDITEQTSLKEIAQENNVSEAMIVKITKKLNFTGFRNFRSSLVYYNESEVAGLHAEIEPDDSSEQLLAKVFRTSIQAIEETMSILDISEFNRAADIIFKARHIDLYAVGGSATVARDLSHKMLKIGIKSTAYDDAHIMLMSAAVLSDDDVVIAISHSGATRAVNDPVKLAMRNGAKVIALTNYAESPIARHAHVVLNSTSQGSHLLGENAASRIAQLNILDALFVAIAKKDLKRAERNLMKTQHAVQDLREF, from the coding sequence ATGAAGCAAGATCCGCGAGCCATTGGTGCTCAAATCCGTATGCGTTTGCCCCAACTCACGCCCTTAGAACGACGAGTGGTTGAGGCAATTACTGCCCGAACTGACATTACTGAGCAAACATCTTTAAAAGAGATCGCGCAGGAAAATAATGTCTCGGAAGCGATGATTGTTAAGATTACTAAAAAACTTAACTTCACCGGTTTTAGAAACTTCAGAAGCAGTCTGGTTTATTACAACGAATCTGAAGTGGCAGGATTGCATGCTGAAATTGAGCCTGATGATTCTTCGGAGCAATTGCTGGCAAAAGTATTCAGAACGTCTATTCAGGCAATCGAAGAAACCATGTCGATTCTTGATATTTCTGAATTCAACCGTGCGGCGGACATTATATTTAAAGCGCGTCACATCGATTTATATGCCGTGGGCGGTTCTGCCACGGTAGCCCGAGATTTATCGCATAAGATGCTTAAGATTGGCATTAAATCGACGGCCTACGATGACGCCCATATTATGTTGATGTCCGCTGCCGTGTTATCTGACGATGATGTTGTCATCGCCATTAGTCACTCGGGTGCCACGCGCGCGGTAAATGATCCCGTGAAACTGGCCATGCGTAATGGTGCCAAAGTGATTGCCTTAACCAATTACGCCGAGTCGCCCATTGCGCGCCACGCGCATGTCGTGCTCAATTCAACCTCTCAGGGATCGCATCTGTTAGGTGAAAATGCCGCGTCACGCATTGCCCAGCTTAATATTCTGGATGCACTGTTTGTGGCCATCGCTAAAAAAGATCTCAAGCGAGCGGAGAGAAACCTGATGAAAACACAGCATGCGGTTCAGGACCTTCGGGAATTCTAA
- a CDS encoding TerC/Alx family metal homeostasis membrane protein, whose amino-acid sequence MQSTHIGFPIETVAVFLLLSVGAIFIDLFMHRHDKPISLKSAAAWSVFWIFMALAFAGFLYIHHGPEVASLFVTGYALEKVLSVDNLFVMMAIFSWFAIPDRYRHRVLYWGIIGAIVFRGVFVAIGTGLLALGPWVEVVFAIIVGWTAVMMLKGGGNDDEIEDYSQHLAYRMVKRFYPIWPKLKGNAFVISQKEVDEELAKPENADVQIGRVAKAARYATPMLLCLAVVELSDVMFAFDSVPAVIAVSREPLIVYSAMMFAILGLRTLYFVLEGLKQYLVHLEKAVIVLLFFIAVKLGLNATEHFFHHGYSIGATASLYVVMGVLALGIIASLLFPGKEEEKEEGRE is encoded by the coding sequence ATGCAATCCACCCACATTGGCTTTCCGATTGAGACGGTAGCAGTATTCCTGCTGTTGTCTGTCGGTGCCATTTTTATTGACCTGTTCATGCACCGTCATGACAAGCCAATCTCATTGAAAAGCGCGGCCGCATGGTCTGTTTTCTGGATATTTATGGCGCTGGCCTTTGCGGGCTTCCTGTACATTCATCACGGCCCCGAAGTCGCTAGCCTGTTTGTTACCGGTTACGCCCTTGAGAAGGTGCTGTCCGTTGATAACCTGTTCGTGATGATGGCTATCTTCTCTTGGTTTGCTATCCCCGATCGCTACCGCCATCGCGTGCTTTATTGGGGCATCATCGGTGCAATCGTCTTCCGTGGCGTGTTCGTTGCCATCGGTACCGGTCTGCTGGCGTTAGGCCCGTGGGTGGAAGTTGTGTTTGCCATCATTGTAGGCTGGACAGCAGTAATGATGCTTAAAGGTGGCGGTAACGATGATGAGATCGAAGATTACTCTCAGCACCTCGCCTACCGTATGGTGAAACGTTTTTATCCTATCTGGCCGAAACTCAAAGGCAATGCGTTTGTCATAAGCCAGAAGGAAGTGGATGAAGAGCTGGCAAAACCTGAGAACGCAGATGTTCAAATAGGTCGTGTGGCCAAAGCAGCCCGCTATGCAACACCAATGCTGTTGTGTCTGGCTGTCGTTGAACTTTCAGATGTTATGTTTGCTTTCGACTCGGTACCGGCGGTGATCGCGGTAAGCCGTGAGCCACTGATTGTTTACAGTGCGATGATGTTCGCCATTCTGGGGCTTCGTACCCTGTACTTCGTGCTTGAAGGCCTGAAGCAGTATCTGGTGCATTTGGAAAAAGCCGTTATTGTTCTGCTGTTCTTTATTGCAGTGAAACTGGGCTTGAATGCAACGGAACACTTCTTCCATCACGGCTATTCGATCGGCGCAACCGCCAGTCTGTATGTCGTCATGGGCGTACTGGCGTTGGGTATCATTGCAAGTCTGCTTTTCCCAGGAAAAGAAGAAGAGAAAGAAGAAGGGCGCGAGTAA
- a CDS encoding TerD family protein produces the protein MAVTLSKGGNVSLAKVDPSLKNVKIGLGWDTRSTDGQDFDLDASAFLLTDAGKVRGDQDFIFYNNLRSSDGSVTHTGDNRTGEGDGDDESLIIELNKVPAEVTKVVFVVTIHDATTRRQSFGQVANAFIRLVNNDTNVEAARYDLSEDASTETAMLFGELYRHNGDWKFRAVGQGYAGGLASVCAQYGINAS, from the coding sequence ATGGCAGTGACTCTCTCTAAAGGCGGAAACGTCTCTCTGGCAAAAGTCGATCCTTCACTGAAAAACGTGAAAATCGGCCTCGGCTGGGATACCCGTTCCACTGATGGTCAGGATTTCGACCTTGATGCTTCCGCATTCCTGTTAACTGATGCGGGCAAAGTCCGCGGCGATCAGGACTTCATTTTCTATAACAACTTACGTTCTTCTGACGGCTCAGTGACCCACACCGGCGACAACCGTACCGGTGAAGGTGACGGCGATGACGAATCACTGATCATTGAACTGAATAAAGTCCCGGCTGAAGTGACCAAAGTCGTGTTTGTTGTGACCATCCATGACGCCACCACGCGCCGTCAATCTTTTGGTCAGGTTGCTAACGCCTTCATCCGTTTGGTCAATAACGACACCAACGTTGAAGCCGCACGCTATGACCTGTCTGAAGATGCGAGCACCGAAACCGCAATGCTGTTTGGTGAGCTTTACCGCCACAACGGTGACTGGAAGTTCCGCGCGGTAGGCCAGGGTTATGCCGGTGGTCTGGCTTCTGTCTGTGCTCAATATGGTATTAACGCATCCTAA
- a CDS encoding tellurite resistance TerB family protein → MSFFNKLKESFNSGRAELTKQVGRYKNRAFLEGTVAVCARIAIASDGVSPEEKQKMIGFLRESPELSIFDTTEVIDFFNKLVTSFSFDIEIGKGETMKYILALKNKPEQAQLAVRVGIAVAKSDGDFDETEKTNAREIIEALGFKTSEFGL, encoded by the coding sequence ATGAGCTTTTTCAACAAGCTGAAAGAGAGTTTTAACTCTGGCCGCGCCGAACTGACCAAGCAGGTTGGCCGCTATAAGAACCGCGCTTTCCTTGAAGGTACGGTAGCCGTATGTGCCCGAATTGCGATAGCAAGCGACGGCGTCAGCCCGGAAGAAAAACAGAAAATGATCGGTTTCCTGCGTGAGTCGCCAGAGCTGAGCATCTTCGATACCACGGAAGTCATCGACTTTTTCAACAAGCTGGTTACCTCTTTCAGTTTCGATATCGAAATTGGCAAAGGCGAAACCATGAAGTACATCCTTGCGTTAAAAAACAAGCCCGAGCAGGCGCAACTTGCTGTCCGCGTGGGCATTGCTGTGGCTAAAAGCGATGGCGACTTTGATGAAACCGAAAAAACCAACGCGCGCGAAATCATTGAAGCCCTGGGCTTCAAGACCAGCGAATTTGGTCTGTAA
- a CDS encoding TerD family protein codes for MAVNLSKGGNVNLSKEAPTMTKAIAGLGWDARVTDGQAFDLDASVFLVGDDGKVLSDQHFVFFNNATSPDGSVAHQGDNRTGEGEGDDEQVKIALNNVPAEVKKAVFAVTIYDAETRKQNFGMVSNAYIRIVNEDNNAEIARYDLSEDASTETAMVFGELYRHNGEWKFKAVGQGFAGGLSALASQHGVSV; via the coding sequence ATGGCAGTGAATCTCTCGAAAGGCGGTAACGTTAACCTGTCCAAAGAAGCCCCAACCATGACCAAAGCGATCGCGGGTCTTGGCTGGGATGCTCGTGTGACTGACGGACAGGCATTCGACCTCGATGCATCAGTATTTCTGGTCGGTGATGACGGTAAAGTACTGTCCGATCAACACTTCGTGTTCTTCAACAACGCGACCAGCCCAGATGGCTCAGTTGCGCACCAAGGCGACAACCGCACCGGTGAAGGCGAAGGCGATGATGAGCAGGTTAAAATTGCACTGAACAACGTCCCTGCAGAAGTGAAGAAAGCGGTTTTTGCCGTCACTATTTATGATGCAGAAACGCGTAAGCAGAACTTCGGTATGGTTTCCAATGCTTATATCCGCATTGTTAACGAAGACAACAACGCCGAAATCGCGCGTTATGACCTCTCTGAAGACGCCAGCACTGAAACGGCAATGGTGTTTGGCGAACTCTATCGCCACAACGGTGAGTGGAAATTTAAAGCGGTTGGTCAAGGTTTTGCGGGTGGCTTGTCAGCACTGGCATCACAGCACGGTGTCTCTGTTTAA